The Pseudanabaena galeata CCNP1313 genome includes a region encoding these proteins:
- a CDS encoding response regulator: MDNLRPETENIPLQSWDFSEVKTEIKVLIVDDSESDRTTYARYLQLDSENTYNIIESEMLEEGLEMWRSQQPHIVLIELNLPDGDGLEFLEAINVDNARNRVPVIMLTGQGNEKMAVNAMKLGAADYLVKGDITAKSLTTTVKQVLRETVLSQQLRRSQQQQILISEIALRIRESLNLEDISNAIVKEVRQFIKADRAAIYQFNPDMSGTIVAEDIVAPWLPCLNMQVEDTCFLENLGGAYREGRFFVANDIYAANLTDCHIKLLERFQVRASLVVPILLPNVEQQTTLWGLLILHQCSAPRIWQELDIQLLQQLSVQLAIGIKQAIAYQQVQTELTERRRVELLLLEQQLELEERNNLLELTSADLDCTVEELRVTTEDLIAQHRQLEYEQIRYQNLFNFAPDGYLVTDITGRIGEANQAILDLLAISHEAILGKLLASFIVSDHLEIFYDQFAALLAQNKLEVTWELNIAPRQGNPFLAEIIVTKNISSDTNNFQLLWIVRDISDRKRAEQTLQQLNQSLETKVAERTQELGQVNQLLQTVLDAFPLSVFWKDHQSVYLGCNQLFATTSGIKSPLEAIGKSNFDFSYTEEEALAYLADDQQVMESGLAKLNIEETITLPSGEQQWIQTNKVPLRDAEGNVIGVMGSFQDISDRKRAEIALQRSEDRFRRVFDSSVVGMLFADFQGHITDANDRFLEMLGYTREDFQTGVIDWMAMTPPEYLEKDYACMEHLIKHRQIDPWEKEYYRKDGSRIPIIIGAALLHGTNNETICVILDISDRKQSETQLKLANQELLRATKLKDEFLANMSHELRTPLNSILGLSESLQEGILGSLNETQLKAIATVEASGEHLLSLINDVLDLSKISAGMIELDIESVSVANLCSSSLVFIKQQAFNKRIQIHSHIPPHIDNININIDERRIKQVLINLLTNAVKFTPNEGRITLLLAVGSGHTWQGEATIPQRLRDMKSPMIVFQIVDTGIGIAPDDLQRLFQPFVQVDSALNRQYEGTGLGLALVKQIVELHGGQVTAESEVGKGSCFTFVLPYIPSQPSISKSEPTSTDLQDSLSQDVQTENAIAPLILLAEDNEANIQTFTSYLNAINYRVIVAKNGEEAVAMAKANSPDIILMDIQMPIMDGLEAISQIRSDTKFASVPIIALTALAMEGDRERCLAAGANEYLSKPIKLKQLATVIQQLLSSL; this comes from the coding sequence ATGGACAATTTACGACCTGAAACTGAAAATATACCTTTGCAGTCATGGGACTTTAGTGAAGTGAAGACTGAGATCAAGGTCTTAATTGTGGACGACTCGGAAAGCGATCGCACTACTTATGCTCGTTATCTGCAATTAGACTCAGAAAATACCTATAACATTATCGAATCAGAAATGTTAGAAGAAGGGCTGGAAATGTGGCGATCGCAGCAGCCTCACATTGTGCTGATCGAACTGAATTTGCCCGATGGCGATGGCTTAGAATTTCTAGAAGCAATTAATGTAGATAACGCCAGAAATCGAGTGCCTGTGATTATGTTGACAGGACAGGGAAATGAAAAAATGGCTGTAAATGCCATGAAATTGGGGGCGGCTGACTATTTGGTTAAAGGGGACATTACGGCGAAATCGCTCACTACTACGGTTAAGCAAGTACTTCGCGAAACTGTGTTAAGTCAGCAATTACGGCGATCGCAACAACAGCAAATATTAATCTCCGAAATCGCACTGAGGATTCGCGAATCTCTGAACTTAGAAGATATCTCGAACGCAATTGTTAAAGAGGTACGTCAATTTATAAAAGCCGATCGCGCCGCTATTTATCAATTCAACCCTGATATGAGTGGCACAATTGTTGCCGAAGATATTGTCGCTCCTTGGCTGCCCTGCTTAAATATGCAGGTCGAAGATACTTGCTTTCTTGAAAATCTTGGTGGCGCATATCGTGAGGGAAGGTTTTTTGTTGCCAATGATATCTATGCTGCTAATTTGACAGATTGCCATATTAAACTGCTGGAAAGGTTTCAAGTACGTGCCAGTCTGGTAGTACCGATCCTCTTACCAAATGTAGAACAGCAAACTACTTTATGGGGTTTGCTAATTTTGCATCAATGCTCAGCTCCAAGGATTTGGCAAGAGTTAGATATCCAGTTACTTCAGCAGTTATCAGTGCAGTTGGCAATCGGCATTAAACAAGCGATCGCTTATCAACAAGTGCAAACCGAGTTGACAGAACGCAGACGAGTTGAGTTATTACTCTTAGAGCAGCAATTAGAGCTAGAAGAACGTAATAATTTGTTAGAGCTAACAAGTGCGGACTTGGATTGTACTGTGGAAGAATTAAGGGTCACTACGGAAGACTTGATCGCACAGCATCGACAACTAGAATACGAACAGATCCGCTACCAAAACTTATTTAACTTTGCGCCTGATGGTTATCTGGTAACCGATATAACAGGTCGGATAGGAGAAGCCAATCAAGCAATCTTAGATTTGCTTGCGATTAGCCATGAGGCTATTTTAGGGAAACTCTTGGCTAGCTTTATTGTCTCTGATCATTTAGAGATTTTCTATGACCAATTTGCGGCTCTATTAGCTCAAAACAAGTTAGAAGTAACTTGGGAACTTAACATTGCTCCTCGTCAGGGCAATCCTTTCCTAGCCGAAATTATCGTAACTAAAAATATTAGTTCTGATACGAATAACTTTCAACTGTTATGGATAGTTCGTGATATTAGCGATCGCAAACGCGCCGAGCAAACACTACAACAACTTAATCAGTCCCTCGAAACGAAAGTCGCAGAACGCACCCAAGAACTAGGGCAAGTTAATCAACTATTACAAACTGTCCTTGATGCGTTCCCATTGTCAGTATTTTGGAAAGATCACCAATCAGTCTATTTGGGATGCAACCAACTATTTGCCACGACATCTGGAATCAAGTCACCCTTGGAAGCGATTGGTAAAAGCAACTTTGACTTTTCCTATACAGAAGAAGAAGCGCTTGCCTATCTTGCTGATGATCAACAGGTGATGGAGTCTGGCTTAGCGAAACTGAATATTGAAGAAACGATAACCTTGCCATCTGGTGAACAGCAATGGATACAGACTAATAAAGTTCCTCTACGAGATGCAGAGGGGAATGTGATCGGCGTGATGGGGTCTTTTCAGGATATTAGCGATCGCAAACGAGCGGAAATTGCCTTACAACGTAGTGAAGACCGTTTTCGGCGAGTGTTTGATTCTAGTGTCGTTGGTATGCTCTTTGCTGATTTTCAAGGACATATTACCGATGCCAATGATCGTTTTTTAGAGATGCTTGGCTATACCAGAGAAGATTTCCAAACTGGGGTGATTGATTGGATGGCGATGACTCCTCCTGAATACCTAGAGAAAGACTATGCTTGTATGGAACATTTGATCAAACATCGGCAAATTGATCCTTGGGAAAAGGAATATTATCGCAAAGATGGCAGTCGTATCCCTATCATCATTGGGGCAGCTTTATTGCATGGTACTAATAATGAAACCATCTGTGTGATTCTAGATATTAGCGATCGCAAACAATCAGAAACTCAGTTAAAACTAGCTAATCAAGAACTTCTCCGCGCCACTAAGCTCAAGGATGAATTTCTCGCTAACATGAGCCACGAACTCCGTACACCGCTAAATTCTATCTTAGGATTATCAGAATCTCTTCAAGAGGGGATTTTAGGCTCACTGAACGAAACCCAATTAAAGGCGATCGCTACAGTTGAGGCAAGCGGCGAACATTTGCTATCCCTGATTAATGACGTTCTCGATCTATCAAAAATCTCAGCAGGGATGATCGAACTAGATATTGAATCAGTGTCAGTCGCAAATCTCTGTAGTTCTAGTTTAGTCTTCATCAAGCAGCAAGCATTTAACAAGAGAATCCAAATCCATAGCCATATTCCTCCACATATAGATAACATCAACATCAATATTGATGAACGGCGCATCAAACAAGTATTAATCAACCTGCTGACAAATGCCGTCAAATTTACTCCCAATGAAGGAAGGATCACTCTGCTCCTAGCCGTCGGTAGCGGTCATACATGGCAGGGAGAAGCGACAATTCCCCAAAGACTTAGAGATATGAAGTCGCCGATGATTGTATTTCAAATTGTTGATACTGGCATTGGCATTGCCCCTGACGATTTACAACGACTCTTCCAGCCATTTGTTCAGGTAGATAGCGCTCTCAACCGCCAGTATGAAGGCACGGGCTTAGGACTTGCCCTAGTCAAGCAAATTGTCGAACTGCATGGTGGTCAAGTCACGGCGGAGAGTGAAGTTGGCAAAGGTAGTTGCTTCACATTTGTCCTACCCTATATTCCGTCTCAGCCTAGCATTTCCAAATCTGAACCAACCTCCACAGATCTACAAGATTCACTATCACAGGACGTACAGACTGAAAATGCGATCGCGCCACTTATTTTACTCGCCGAAGATAATGAAGCAAATATCCAAACCTTCACCTCTTATCTGAACGCCATCAATTACCGTGTCATCGTCGCCAAAAATGGGGAAGAAGCGGTTGCTATGGCGAAGGCAAATTCTCCAGATATCATTTTGATGGACATTCAAATGCCTATAATGGATGGGCTAGAGGCGATCAGTCAAATTCGATCTGACACAAAATTTGCCTCAGTACCAATTATCGCCTTAACGGCTCTGGCGATGGAAGGCGATCGCGAAAGATGTTTAGCCGCAGGTGCTAACGAATATCTCAGTAAACCGATCAAACTCAAGCAACTTGCAACTGTAATTCAACAGCTTTTATCGTCGCTTTAA